The Gossypium arboreum isolate Shixiya-1 chromosome 4, ASM2569848v2, whole genome shotgun sequence DNA segment aaatgtattTTTTGAAAAAAGGTTTTAAACcgttttatgatatatttatagAAATAGATCGATTTTGAATAGAGTAAATttataaaatctataaataaatagaatttaaatttaagttattATCACTTCAACAATTCATATCAATTACAACATTACTTAATTTTCACTAAGTGtgttaaatttaaaacaaaatcacCTTTTTCACTAATTTTGTCCAATGAGGTCTACCAACTCATGGTTGGgagtaataaataataatattttaaattaatgtaGTTAAAATAATATGATGAGGTCCAACAAGTTGTCCTcaaaagtaataaatattattattttaaataaatatagtcaaaataaaataatgaggtCTTTGGAAGTAATAAATATTGATAtattgatattttatattttttataaaaatataaaatatatatttgaatttaagTTACTATGACTTCAACAATTTTAATCTTGTTATCAGAacattatttatttcttttcataAACATTTACATAAATTTTTTAGATCTAACAAACAAATAGGTAAggtatttggtaaatttcttaatttGTAGTATTTCTTTCTTGAGCTTGGAATGTTTCAAGCTAATTGATTCAATTTTGTTTGGTATAATCCAGGAAGAAATAGATCAACAAAAATGGGATCTGGGAAGCCTGAAGAGAACACCACTCACATGGATGCCTGGCTGTATAAGGCAGCAGCAGAAGGCAACATTGAAGTATTCAATAATAACCAGGGGCTTCAGCTTGAGTCGCTAAAGACCCCAAACCATGACAACGTTCTCCATCTTAACTTGGCAACCCAGGGGAATGCTGTCTGGCTTTTTAACAGAGTTCACTCAATATTCAAATTCGTCCCCGCACAAGTTGTATTCTTCCTCGTAGATTTTGCATCAAGACAACAGGCTTTCTATATTATCATAAATGTGAtaaaaagagaaaagagattaGATTTTATCAAACAAATTCTCATTAAGTGTCCACCACTGCTACTTCAAACGAATGCTAAAGGTCAAACTCCTTTGCACGTTGCAGCAAGGAATGGGCATTTGGCTGTTGTGAAACTTCTAATCAAGTCTTGTGCAAAAGCTAGAGATGGAGATTTAGAGAAGCTGGGAACGGATCAAGTAAATGCAGTGAGGGAGATGCTGAGGATTACGGATCAGGAATCCAAAACGGCTTTACATGAAGCAGCACGGTGTGGCAATGTTGGTGTGCTGAAAGCATTGTTGGAGTTTGAAGACCCCGATTTTCCGTATTCTGCCAACAAAAAACAGGAGACTCCACTTTACATAGCAGCTAGGAGAGGAGACGGGGCCGTGCTGAGTATACTATTGGATAAATCGAAATCAGCAGCTCATGGTGGCCCCCACGGTAGAACAGCTTTGCATGCAGCACTTATGGCCGGAGATGCAGGTATGTTGTTGAGTtagttccatttttttttttaattttgaaataaataaagaacAGGTCTATTGACATTTTCTTTTGCTTGGATTTAGAGGCAATAAAGGTAATATTAGAGAAGAAGGGGAATTTGACAAAGGAAAGAGATGAAGATGGGCACACCCCTCTTCATTATGCTGCACACTTGGGTTCTAGATTATCAGTTGTGGAAGAAGTGTTAAAAAAGGATGTATCAGCTGCCTATATAGGTGATAAAAAGAGGGGGATGACACCCCTTCTTATGGCAGCCAGGCAAGGCTATCTTGGAACAGTTTCAAAGATTCTCTCTTTATGTCCAGATTGTTGTGAAAAAGTGGACAACAAAGGTTTGAATTTACTTCATTACCTGGTTTTTAGAGACGCTTTCTCTCCATTAAGCGTTTCTCTTTCCGAGCTTGATGTAATTGAGACTCTATATGGATCATTCAGAAATCTAAGGGAGTTGGAATGTGCCCTTGGAATGACACCTCAAGAAGTTTATTATGCACTTCGATCTAATATACAACATCAGAAACAGGTGTGTATATATTGCATTTCCATGGCTAtggttttattaatatttaagttttgaattaacatatttaataaaTCTTCAATAAAATCGGCTAATGTGGGTGGCATCTCAGAAGCAAATCAATGAATTGTTGGAAGAAACTGAGAATGATCAAGTGGCAGAGAAACCAGTTCGTCCCAATCTCTTGCGAACTATCTCTGAAGAAAGCTTGGAGAAGACAAGAGATGCTCCTTTAGTAGTGGCAGCACTTATAGCCACCATCGCATTTGCAGCGGCAATAACTGTTCCTGGTGGTTTGAATAGTGAAAAAGGGTTAGAGCAAGGCACTCCCCTTTTGATTGATGAGGCAGCCTTTAAAGCATTTGTTGTAACCAACGCATTCGCCTTTATTCTCTCTGTTTCTGCCATCCTCATCCACTTTGGGGTTCTGGGCAATATGTTAACAGGATTTACGTT contains these protein-coding regions:
- the LOC108459149 gene encoding ankyrin repeat-containing protein ITN1-like, translating into MGSGKPEENTTHMDAWLYKAAAEGNIEVFNNNQGLQLESLKTPNHDNVLHLNLATQGNAVWLFNRVHSIFKFVPAQVVFFLVDFASRQQAFYIIINVIKREKRLDFIKQILIKCPPLLLQTNAKGQTPLHVAARNGHLAVVKLLIKSCAKARDGDLEKLGTDQVNAVREMLRITDQESKTALHEAARCGNVGVLKALLEFEDPDFPYSANKKQETPLYIAARRGDGAVLSILLDKSKSAAHGGPHGRTALHAALMAGDAEAIKVILEKKGNLTKERDEDGHTPLHYAAHLGSRLSVVEEVLKKDVSAAYIGDKKRGMTPLLMAARQGYLGTVSKILSLCPDCCEKVDNKGLNLLHYLVFRDAFSPLSVSLSELDVIETLYGSFRNLRELECALGMTPQEVYYALRSNIQHQKQKQINELLEETENDQVAEKPVRPNLLRTISEESLEKTRDAPLVVAALIATIAFAAAITVPGGLNSEKGLEQGTPLLIDEAAFKAFVVTNAFAFILSVSAILIHFGVLGNMLTGFTFRHQTVLYRTMSVYGILFYATFAMLIAFSTGSYVVLKPSHRLVIVSYLICPAFLLFLLLILNLTSIS